A window of the Dioscorea cayenensis subsp. rotundata cultivar TDr96_F1 chromosome 14, TDr96_F1_v2_PseudoChromosome.rev07_lg8_w22 25.fasta, whole genome shotgun sequence genome harbors these coding sequences:
- the LOC120275264 gene encoding sister chromatid cohesion protein PDS5 homolog A isoform X6 has protein sequence MASPKEQTILEVAKCLSQRHLNKDSLVKLLKQAESALSGFGQALSPREVVRQLRESLVKNDLLRHKDKDVKLLIAACVSEIIRLLAPEPPFSDKLFEGIFRLFISIFSDLADTASPYFTRRARVLKVVADVKCCLLMLDIGCMDLVLEMFRVFFSAVREDHQPSLFQSMVSIMSDLLEENSPQSLLDVILRNLLKDSKGAPSRLAISVIQNCAGKLEPSIRTFLTSCILKSDAPQSELKQFYHDIILEIYRCAPQTLFLVIPNLTQELITDQVDVRLEAVRLVSKLLALSKLRLNEECHLVFLEFLKRFSDKSAEVRSVAIECAKACYIANPTGNEAQEIISAVIGRLLDFDEKVRLQAVMTICDLAISNLSCFPSEVVLQAIERLRDKKVSVRKATMQKLLELYRAYCDKCSKGVVMLHDSYEQIPSRILVLCFDKDCKEFRPQNMEVVLSEDLFPDCLSVMERTKHWVAFFSFFTPHHIKALNSILFQKQRLQEEMLLYLSLREKEKDSSSDEVHKRILASFSKMSNYFPDSFIAKECFQKLHQMKDNNIFKALFRLVDNPTTYATAISMRDSFLRMIGAKHPNYEYFRLLSTKCSQSIFSADHVVNILEDVQSWKSGQNKYVRSALDLLLAISAIYPSLFRGSEKCLLNLFLEETVIPTEKLLQILAKVGRHVSINMSDIYPFLERICLEGTRLESKFAVSVIASLADSSDKQTFSNLCTKLVCSLLDGSNIPTILQSLGCISKCSSSTFELYEDQIRDFILQKLFYSMEVGSPEQTSYAGDSVCSLSCKLKVYGIKALVKSFLPNHVAQARHQLKAFLDFISNIIQKKGSIDGIAMSEIDKAHLRLAAAKSILRLAARWDLHVSPSIFCSTIMLTKDPSDTVRKAFLSKIHKLLKEHAIPSRYACAFAIASSDCLEDVRTDSMKHLAQFIKDYNKEAQIHHNTCLQETDGGPMTNCPEYIIVFLIHILAHDPGFPPENCDNEDVYAEFCGPLIVALRLLINLDVIHSSKRNGNGSLSYILGILRAIKKAEDAVNPQFTSKLHTLSSISLFMINALGSHHKFSLETPRLILLPSTLYKVCRSPSSTKGFCCNESFIDENFVRRMLSTVDAQAAIPVTRNCGTAQEHAIILDHSKSSSNQPEMQNITSLAKSNGRKDNCINRQRIHKAAKQKNMSRAKHGQIYSTISTTEEQLPESFAIHDSTTVAPDQGKGQLSSSCDSASTKPSLLDSQNLSQDAEIRDWMPQPATCSRLADQTKKISKNHVDCYPISMVHQDKGGSLVGHRIRLWSPLDKCFSSGTVSSYDSQNNSHK, from the exons ATGGCTTCTCCCAAGGAACAAACCATCCTGGAGGTTGCAAAGTGCCTCTCTCAGCGTCATCTCAACAAGGACTCTCTGGTGAAGCTCCTCAAG CAAGCTGAGAGTGCTCTTTCAGGATTTGGGCAAGCTTTGTCTCCCAGAGAAGTTGTAAGACAGCTGAGAGAATCTCTGGTTAAGAATGACTTGCTCCGGCACAAAGATAAAGATGTTAAATTATTGATTGCTGCCTGTGTCAGTGAAATTATCCGCCTTCTAGCACCTGAGCCACCCTTCAGTGATAAATTATTTGAG GGCATTTTTAGACTTTTCATCAGTATCTTTTCGGACCTGGCTGATACTGCAAGTCCATATTTCACTAGAAGGGCAAGGGTGCTGAAGGTTGTTGCTGATGTAAAATGTTGTCTGCTAATGCTGGATATTGGTTGCATGGATTTAGTTCTGGAGATGTTCAGAGTGTTCTTCTCTGCTGTGAG AGAAGATCATCAACCAAGTCTCTTTCAGTCTATGGTGTCTATTATGTCAGATTTGTTAGAAGAAAATTCTCCTCAATCATTATTAGATGTCATCCTCCGCAATCTTTTGAAGGATAGCAAG GGCGCACCTTCCAGGCTTGCTATTTCTGTCATTCAAAATTGCGCTGGAAAATTGGAGCCCTCAATTCGAACATTTTTAACATCATGTATTCTGAAAAGCGATGCACCACAGAGTGAACTTAAACAATTTTATCATGACATTATTTTGGAGATATATAGATGTGCTCCTCAGACGCTTTTCCTAGTCATTCCAAACTTGACTCAAGAACTAATC ACTGATCAGGTTGATGTTCGGTTAGAAGCAGTTCGTTTAGTCAGCAAGCTTCTTGCTTTGTCTAAGCTCCGTCTCAATGAAGAATGCCACTTggtttttcttgagttcttgaAAAGATTTTCTGACAAGTCAGCTGAAGTTAGGAGTGTTGCAATTGAATGTGCTAAAGCTTGTTATATAGCCAACCCCACTGGGAATGAAGCACAGGAAATTATCT CTGCTGTCATTGGAAGGCTAttagattttgatgaaaaagtgAGATTACAAGCAGTGATGACCATATGTGATTTGGCTATATCTAACCTGTCCTGTTTTCCATCTGAGGTGGTGTTGCAAGCCATTGAACGACTTCGAGACAAGAAG GTTTCTGTTAGAAAAGCCACAATGCAAAAGCTGTTGGAGTTGTATCGGGCTTACTGTGATAAATGTTCCAAGGGGGTTGTCATGCTCCATGATAGTTATGAGCAGATTCCAAGTAGAATTTTGGTTCTATGCTTTGACAAAGACTGCAAGGAGTTCAG GCCACAAAACATGGAGGTGGTACTTTCAGAGGATCTTTTCCCTGACTGTCTTTCTGTGATGGAGAGAACCAAACATTGGGTTgcttttttctcctttttcacTCCTCACCATATCAAGGCCTTGAATTCCATCTTGTTTCAGAAACAGAG GTTGCAGGAGGAAATGTTACTATATTTATCTCTTCGAGAGAAAGAGAAG GATAGCAGTTCAGAtgaagtgcacaagagaatacTGGCATCCTTTTCAAAGATGTCGAACTACTTCCCTGATTCTTTTATAGCCAAGGAGTGCTTCCAAAAATTGCACCAAATGAAAGATAACAATATTTTTAAGGCATTGTTCCGATTGGTTGATAATCCTACAACTTACGCAACTGCTATTTCTATGCGA GACTCTTTCCTTAGAATGATTGGGGCCAAGCATCCAAATTATGAATATTTCCGATTGCTCTCCACAAAATGTTCGCAGTCAATATTTAGTGCAGATCATGTTGTTAATATTTTGGAAGATGTCCAATCCTGGAAAAGTGGTCAAAACAAATATGTGCGCTCTGCTCTTGACCTTCTCCTt GCCATTTCAGCTATTTATCCTTCACTCTTCCGAGGATCAGAGAAGTGCTTGCTGAACTTGTTCTTGGAGGAGACAGTAATTCCAACTGAAAAACTTCTCCAGATCTTAGCCAAAGTGGGTCGCCatgtttctataaatatgag TGATATCTACCCATTCCTTGAGCGGATATGTCTCGAAGGAACTCGTCTTGAATCTAAATTTGCTGTTTCTGTGATTGCTTCACTGGCTGATTCTTCAGATAAGCAGACCTTTTCTAATTTATGCACG AAACTTGTGTGCTCTCTTCTCGATGGATCCAATATTCCCACTATCTTGCAGTCTTTGGGTTGTATTTCAAAGTGTTCCTCTTCAACTTTTGAGTTATATGAAGATCAGATTAGAGACTTCATTCTTCAAAAGCTATTTTACTCCATGGAG GTGGGTTCTCCTGAGCAAACATCCTATGCTGGGGATTCTGTTTGCAGTCTATCTTGCAAGTTGAAG GTTTATGGAATAAAAGCACTTGTGAAAAGTTTTTTGCCAAATCACGTAGCACAAGCCAGACATCAACTCAAGGCATTCTTGGattttatatcaaatataattCAGAAGAAGGGGAGCATTGATGGTATTGCCATGAG TGAGATTGACAAAGCTCATCTTAGATTAGCTGCTGCAAAATCTATTCTCCGCCTTGCTGCAAGATGGGATTTACATGTTTCACCAAGCATCTTTTGTTCCACGATTATGTTGACAAAG GATCCTTCAGATACTGTACGCAAGGCATTCTTGTCCAAAATACACAAGCTTTTGAAGGAACATGCAATCCCAAGTAGATATGCTTGTGCTTTTGCCATTGCATCCTCTGATTGCCTTGAGGATGTCAGAACTGAT TCTATGAAGCACCTTGCGCAATTCATTAAGGATTATAATAAAGAAGCACAGATCCACCATAATACCTGTCTTCAGGAGACGGATGGAGGACCAATGACAAACTGCCCagaatatattattgttttcttgatCCATATTCTTGCCCATGATCCTGGCTTTCCTCCAGAAAATTGTGACAACGAAGATGTTTATGCTGAGTTCTGCGG TCCACTTATTGTAGCCTTGCGCCTATTGATCAATCTGGATGTTATTCATAGCAGTAAGAGAAATGGCAATGGTTCATTATCATATATTCTTGGAATTCTCCGTGCAATTAAGAAAGCTGAAGATGCGGTTAATCCTCAATTTACTTCG AAATTGCATACTCTTTCAAGTATCAGTTTATTCATGATAAATGCTCTTGGAAGTCATCACAAGTTTTCATTGGAAACTCCCCGTCTGATTTTGCTCCCATCAACATTATATAAAGTTTGTCGGAGTCCCAGTAGTACAAAG GGCTTTTGTTGCAATGAAAGttttattgatgaaaattttgtcAGGAGGATGCTGAGTACTGTTGATGCTCAG GCTGCTATTCCTGTTACGAGAAATTGTGGAACCGCTCAAGAACATGCTATTATTTTAGACCATTCAAAGAGCAGCTCAAATCAACCGGAAATGCAAAATATTACTTCTCTAGCTAAATCAAATGGCAGGAAGGATAATTGTATAAATAGGCAGAGAATTCACAAGGCTGCAAAACAGAAAAACATGTCTAGAGCAAAGCATGGTCAGATATATTCAACTATATCAACAACAGAAGAGCAACTTCCTGAGAGTTTTGCTATTCATGATAGCACAACTGTAGCTCCTGATCAGGGAAAAGGGCAATTATCATCCTCATGTGATTCTGCAAGTACAAAACCATCGCTCCTTGATTCACAGAATTTATCCCAAGATGCAGAAATTAGAGACTGGATGCCTCAACCAGCAACTTGTAGTAGATTAGCTgaccaaacaaagaaaatatcaaAGAATCATGTTGACTGTTATCCCATCTCTATG GTGCATCAAGATAAAGGTGGATCACTTGTTGGACACCGGATTAGGCTTTGGTCCCCACTTGATAAATG CTTCAGTTCTGGAACTGTTAGTTCTTATGATTCTCAAAATAATAGCCACAAG TGA
- the LOC120275264 gene encoding sister chromatid cohesion protein PDS5 homolog A isoform X5, giving the protein MLDIGCMDLVLEMFRVFFSAVREDHQPSLFQSMVSIMSDLLEENSPQSLLDVILRNLLKDSKGAPSRLAISVIQNCAGKLEPSIRTFLTSCILKSDAPQSELKQFYHDIILEIYRCAPQTLFLVIPNLTQELITDQVDVRLEAVRLVSKLLALSKLRLNEECHLVFLEFLKRFSDKSAEVRSVAIECAKACYIANPTGNEAQEIISAVIGRLLDFDEKVRLQAVMTICDLAISNLSCFPSEVVLQAIERLRDKKVSVRKATMQKLLELYRAYCDKCSKGVVMLHDSYEQIPSRILVLCFDKDCKEFRPQNMEVVLSEDLFPDCLSVMERTKHWVAFFSFFTPHHIKALNSILFQKQRLQEEMLLYLSLREKEKDSSSDEVHKRILASFSKMSNYFPDSFIAKECFQKLHQMKDNNIFKALFRLVDNPTTYATAISMRDSFLRMIGAKHPNYEYFRLLSTKCSQSIFSADHVVNILEDVQSWKSGQNKYVRSALDLLLAISAIYPSLFRGSEKCLLNLFLEETVIPTEKLLQILAKVGRHVSINMSDIYPFLERICLEGTRLESKFAVSVIASLADSSDKQTFSNLCTKLVCSLLDGSNIPTILQSLGCISKCSSSTFELYEDQIRDFILQKLFYSMEVGSPEQTSYAGDSVCSLSCKLKVYGIKALVKSFLPNHVAQARHQLKAFLDFISNIIQKKGSIDGIAMSEIDKAHLRLAAAKSILRLAARWDLHVSPSIFCSTIMLTKDPSDTVRKAFLSKIHKLLKEHAIPSRYACAFAIASSDCLEDVRTDSMKHLAQFIKDYNKEAQIHHNTCLQETDGGPMTNCPEYIIVFLIHILAHDPGFPPENCDNEDVYAEFCGPLIVALRLLINLDVIHSSKRNGNGSLSYILGILRAIKKAEDAVNPQFTSKLHTLSSISLFMINALGSHHKFSLETPRLILLPSTLYKVCRSPSSTKGFCCNESFIDENFVRRMLSTVDAQAAIPVTRNCGTAQEHAIILDHSKSSSNQPEMQNITSLAKSNGRKDNCINRQRIHKAAKQKNMSRAKHGQIYSTISTTEEQLPESFAIHDSTTVAPDQGKGQLSSSCDSASTKPSLLDSQNLSQDAEIRDWMPQPATCSRLADQTKKISKNHVDCYPISMVHQDKGGSLVGHRIRLWSPLDKCFSSGTVSSYDSQNNSHKINYDNGNVELLHLENEKWKVVSDDEPPQDKEVSNINRLDWADEENILPTSDSEAVGELQSKYSTMWLISSSGSLDVLDAFQEDSPRPLNILERKIGRGRKEMTSCDGDAKRRSKRIMETTSRKNSESTIVDLDDANNAARRRRLRKA; this is encoded by the exons ATGCTGGATATTGGTTGCATGGATTTAGTTCTGGAGATGTTCAGAGTGTTCTTCTCTGCTGTGAG AGAAGATCATCAACCAAGTCTCTTTCAGTCTATGGTGTCTATTATGTCAGATTTGTTAGAAGAAAATTCTCCTCAATCATTATTAGATGTCATCCTCCGCAATCTTTTGAAGGATAGCAAG GGCGCACCTTCCAGGCTTGCTATTTCTGTCATTCAAAATTGCGCTGGAAAATTGGAGCCCTCAATTCGAACATTTTTAACATCATGTATTCTGAAAAGCGATGCACCACAGAGTGAACTTAAACAATTTTATCATGACATTATTTTGGAGATATATAGATGTGCTCCTCAGACGCTTTTCCTAGTCATTCCAAACTTGACTCAAGAACTAATC ACTGATCAGGTTGATGTTCGGTTAGAAGCAGTTCGTTTAGTCAGCAAGCTTCTTGCTTTGTCTAAGCTCCGTCTCAATGAAGAATGCCACTTggtttttcttgagttcttgaAAAGATTTTCTGACAAGTCAGCTGAAGTTAGGAGTGTTGCAATTGAATGTGCTAAAGCTTGTTATATAGCCAACCCCACTGGGAATGAAGCACAGGAAATTATCT CTGCTGTCATTGGAAGGCTAttagattttgatgaaaaagtgAGATTACAAGCAGTGATGACCATATGTGATTTGGCTATATCTAACCTGTCCTGTTTTCCATCTGAGGTGGTGTTGCAAGCCATTGAACGACTTCGAGACAAGAAG GTTTCTGTTAGAAAAGCCACAATGCAAAAGCTGTTGGAGTTGTATCGGGCTTACTGTGATAAATGTTCCAAGGGGGTTGTCATGCTCCATGATAGTTATGAGCAGATTCCAAGTAGAATTTTGGTTCTATGCTTTGACAAAGACTGCAAGGAGTTCAG GCCACAAAACATGGAGGTGGTACTTTCAGAGGATCTTTTCCCTGACTGTCTTTCTGTGATGGAGAGAACCAAACATTGGGTTgcttttttctcctttttcacTCCTCACCATATCAAGGCCTTGAATTCCATCTTGTTTCAGAAACAGAG GTTGCAGGAGGAAATGTTACTATATTTATCTCTTCGAGAGAAAGAGAAG GATAGCAGTTCAGAtgaagtgcacaagagaatacTGGCATCCTTTTCAAAGATGTCGAACTACTTCCCTGATTCTTTTATAGCCAAGGAGTGCTTCCAAAAATTGCACCAAATGAAAGATAACAATATTTTTAAGGCATTGTTCCGATTGGTTGATAATCCTACAACTTACGCAACTGCTATTTCTATGCGA GACTCTTTCCTTAGAATGATTGGGGCCAAGCATCCAAATTATGAATATTTCCGATTGCTCTCCACAAAATGTTCGCAGTCAATATTTAGTGCAGATCATGTTGTTAATATTTTGGAAGATGTCCAATCCTGGAAAAGTGGTCAAAACAAATATGTGCGCTCTGCTCTTGACCTTCTCCTt GCCATTTCAGCTATTTATCCTTCACTCTTCCGAGGATCAGAGAAGTGCTTGCTGAACTTGTTCTTGGAGGAGACAGTAATTCCAACTGAAAAACTTCTCCAGATCTTAGCCAAAGTGGGTCGCCatgtttctataaatatgag TGATATCTACCCATTCCTTGAGCGGATATGTCTCGAAGGAACTCGTCTTGAATCTAAATTTGCTGTTTCTGTGATTGCTTCACTGGCTGATTCTTCAGATAAGCAGACCTTTTCTAATTTATGCACG AAACTTGTGTGCTCTCTTCTCGATGGATCCAATATTCCCACTATCTTGCAGTCTTTGGGTTGTATTTCAAAGTGTTCCTCTTCAACTTTTGAGTTATATGAAGATCAGATTAGAGACTTCATTCTTCAAAAGCTATTTTACTCCATGGAG GTGGGTTCTCCTGAGCAAACATCCTATGCTGGGGATTCTGTTTGCAGTCTATCTTGCAAGTTGAAG GTTTATGGAATAAAAGCACTTGTGAAAAGTTTTTTGCCAAATCACGTAGCACAAGCCAGACATCAACTCAAGGCATTCTTGGattttatatcaaatataattCAGAAGAAGGGGAGCATTGATGGTATTGCCATGAG TGAGATTGACAAAGCTCATCTTAGATTAGCTGCTGCAAAATCTATTCTCCGCCTTGCTGCAAGATGGGATTTACATGTTTCACCAAGCATCTTTTGTTCCACGATTATGTTGACAAAG GATCCTTCAGATACTGTACGCAAGGCATTCTTGTCCAAAATACACAAGCTTTTGAAGGAACATGCAATCCCAAGTAGATATGCTTGTGCTTTTGCCATTGCATCCTCTGATTGCCTTGAGGATGTCAGAACTGAT TCTATGAAGCACCTTGCGCAATTCATTAAGGATTATAATAAAGAAGCACAGATCCACCATAATACCTGTCTTCAGGAGACGGATGGAGGACCAATGACAAACTGCCCagaatatattattgttttcttgatCCATATTCTTGCCCATGATCCTGGCTTTCCTCCAGAAAATTGTGACAACGAAGATGTTTATGCTGAGTTCTGCGG TCCACTTATTGTAGCCTTGCGCCTATTGATCAATCTGGATGTTATTCATAGCAGTAAGAGAAATGGCAATGGTTCATTATCATATATTCTTGGAATTCTCCGTGCAATTAAGAAAGCTGAAGATGCGGTTAATCCTCAATTTACTTCG AAATTGCATACTCTTTCAAGTATCAGTTTATTCATGATAAATGCTCTTGGAAGTCATCACAAGTTTTCATTGGAAACTCCCCGTCTGATTTTGCTCCCATCAACATTATATAAAGTTTGTCGGAGTCCCAGTAGTACAAAG GGCTTTTGTTGCAATGAAAGttttattgatgaaaattttgtcAGGAGGATGCTGAGTACTGTTGATGCTCAG GCTGCTATTCCTGTTACGAGAAATTGTGGAACCGCTCAAGAACATGCTATTATTTTAGACCATTCAAAGAGCAGCTCAAATCAACCGGAAATGCAAAATATTACTTCTCTAGCTAAATCAAATGGCAGGAAGGATAATTGTATAAATAGGCAGAGAATTCACAAGGCTGCAAAACAGAAAAACATGTCTAGAGCAAAGCATGGTCAGATATATTCAACTATATCAACAACAGAAGAGCAACTTCCTGAGAGTTTTGCTATTCATGATAGCACAACTGTAGCTCCTGATCAGGGAAAAGGGCAATTATCATCCTCATGTGATTCTGCAAGTACAAAACCATCGCTCCTTGATTCACAGAATTTATCCCAAGATGCAGAAATTAGAGACTGGATGCCTCAACCAGCAACTTGTAGTAGATTAGCTgaccaaacaaagaaaatatcaaAGAATCATGTTGACTGTTATCCCATCTCTATG GTGCATCAAGATAAAGGTGGATCACTTGTTGGACACCGGATTAGGCTTTGGTCCCCACTTGATAAATG CTTCAGTTCTGGAACTGTTAGTTCTTATGATTCTCAAAATAATAGCCACAAG ATCAATTATGACAATGGCAACGTGGAACTTTTGCATTTGGAAAACGAGAAGTGGAAGGTTGTAAGTGATGATGAGCCTCCACAAGATAAG GAAGTGTCCAACATCAATCGCTTAGATTG GGCAGATGAAGAAAACATATTGCCAACTAGTGATTCAGAGGCTGTAGGAGAACTACAATCCAAGTATTCTACAATGTG GTTAATCTCTTCAAGTGGCAGCTTAGATGTACTTGATGCGTTTCAAGAGGATTCCCCAAGACCTCTAAACATTTTAGAGAGAAAAATTGGAAGAGGACGTAAAGAAATGACCTCTTGTGATG GGGATGCAAAGCGTAGGAGCAAGAGAATTATGGAAACAACCAGCAGGAAAAACTCTGAATCAACTATCGTTGATCTCGATGATGCAAACAAT GCTGCCCGAAGGAGGCGATTGCGGAAAGCATAG